Proteins found in one Plasmodium chabaudi chabaudi strain AS genome assembly, chromosome: 5 genomic segment:
- a CDS encoding merozoite TRAP-like protein, putative, protein MKTQITSYLYAYVLFAIIQIKYNSANETCDNWGPWSPCNNQLTTRTCLNNPSLKEEEDCTQCKEWTEWLECKNGKRSRHIINCPFIIEIQDCMTDINGEVINKNKQVIFENPDSENQECQSSNTESTIKPHFLQTQDNPQPAQAQGSEKKENPPTTGSDIQTTKQKEAGTPAGTDNLKSANKADTEAEKTAATSQDKTITVTTDGQTTEGEQASGKSGDDAQKSTTKEETLGGNTDKVTTVSNVNGEGVKVSDATVPEANTLETVTPPVSTGPSAELGMRDEPSKQISQEGDSEIGTLLKQTVDIPGNTDTLDNLASYGQLGNPEHGIRQIPGGPEPNLGNVMGPGTRPTPPGGPGVPGGQGVLGGQGVPGAPGVQGVPGVPGVPGVSGVSAVSGVPGASVVPGASVVPGASVVPGGPGRAGTNLSLNLPPGSPLDPALGRSPGSSFDPLSNPFSGPAPGPSPIRKEIGMEETPGFSATQNESVDDIMRTNIDPIPSEMNTDGISSPTPPMEDTDLNVYNSDLSSMDVHNYNGPGANNNLHSHMNPPHGESMGRSHKFGALRNGPPSNFPGQEGPYRNGHPMNNSNTLYESSHKPNLRNNGTDEISFEHNNEHNRYGSHNPNDTHETSEQGELHELREPHELHEPHESYELHESPESHESHEEHEGEERDQDNRQRRSRYNNSEEHDHFSKLYVASGMGVVILLSGAIASYALYNDKNKQNTDSIFNNGFADIPANKMIHEDEFWGTE, encoded by the exons atgaaaacgcAGATTACTAgctatttatatgcatatgtccTTTTTGCtattattcaaataaaatataattccgCAAATGAGACATGTGATAATTGGGGGCCATGGAGTCCATGTAATAATCAACTCACGACTAGGACATGTTTAAATAATCCATCTTTAAAGGAAGAAGAAGATTGCACACAATGTAAGGAATGGACTGAATGGCTTGAAtgtaaaaatggaaaaagaaGTAGACACATTATTAATTGtccttttattattgaaaTTCAAGATTGTATGACAGATATTAATGGCGAAgtcataaataaaaataaacaagtcatttttgaaaatcCGGATTCCGAAAATCAAGAATGCCAATCTAGTAATACCGAAAGTACTATAAAACcgcattttttacaaactCAAGATAATCCTCAGCCAGCCCAGGCCCAAGGCTctgaaaaaaaggaaaatccACCAACCACAGGATCAGATATTCAGACAACGAAACAAAAGGAAGCAGGCACACCTGCTGGTACAGATAATCTCAAAAGCGCAAATAAAGCAGATACGGAAGCAGAAAAAACGGCCGCAACATCTCAGGATAAAACTATCACTGTCACTACTGATGGGCAAACTACTGAAGGAGAACAAGCTAGCGGAAAATCTGGTGATGATGCTCAAAAATCCACTACTAAAGAGGAAACATTGGGAGGAAATACTGACAAAGTAACCACTGTGTCGAATGTAAATGGAGAAGGAGTCAAAGTATCAGATGCTACAGTACCAGAAGCAAATACATTAGAAACCGTCACACCACCAGTAAGTACAGGACCAAGCGCTGAACTTGGAATGAGAGACGAACCTTCGAAACAAATTTCGCAAGAAGGAGATTCAGAAATCGGTACACTTTTAAAGCAAACAGTAGATATTCCAGGAAATACAGACACACTCGATAATTTAGCAAGTTATGGACAACTTGGTAATCCTGAACACGGTATTCGACAAATTCCTGGCGGACCTGAACCAAACCTTGGAAATGTAATGGGACCAGGAACTAGACCAACCCCACCAGGAGGTCCAGGAGTTCCCGGTGGCCAAGGAGTTCTCGGTGGTCAAGGAGTTCCAGGAGCTCCCGGCGTTCAAGGAGTTCCAGGAGTTCCAGGAGTTCCAGGTGTTTCAGGTGTTTCAGCTGTTTCAGGAGTTCCAGGTGCTTCAGTAGTTCCAGGTGCTTCAGTAGTTCCAGGTGCTTCAGTAGTTCCAGGAGGTCCAGGAAGAGCAGGAACAAATTTATCTTTAAATTTACCTCCAGGTTCACCTTTAGATCCAGCTTTAGGGCGATCTCCAGGCTCATCTTTCGATCCACTTTCAAATCCATTTTCGGGTCCAGCTCCAGGTCCATCTCCAATTCGCAAAGAAATAGGTATGGAAGAAACTCCAGGGTTCAGTGCAACTCAAAATGAAAGTGTTGATGACATAATGAGAACTAATATAGACCCAATACCATCAGAAATGAATACCGACGGTATATCTTCTCCTACACCACCAATGGAAGATACAGATTTAAATGTGTATAATAGTGATTTAAGTTCAATGGATGTGCATAATTATAATGGTCCTGGTgcgaataataatttacattCACATATGAACCCACCTCATGGTGAATCAATGGGCAGAAGTCATAAATTTGGTGCACTTAGAAAtg GTCCCCCATCAAACTTTCCTGGACAAGAAGGTCCATATAGAAATGGGCATCCCATGAATAATTCAAACACCTTATATGAAAGCTCTCATAAACCAAATTTAAGAAATAATGGAACTGATGAAATCTCTTTTGAGCATAATAACGAGCATAACAGATATGGTAGTCATAACCCAAATGATACGCACGAAACAAGCGAACAAGGCGAACTACATGAACTACGCGAACCACACGAATTGCATGAACCACATGAATCGTATGAACTACACGAATCGCCTGAATCGCATGAATCACATGAAGAACATGAGGGTGAAGAAAGAGATCAAGATAATAGACAAAGACGATCaagatataataattctGAAGAGCATGATCATTTTagtaaattatatgtaGCTAGCGGTATGGGTGTAGTTATTCTTTTAAGTGGTGCTATAGCTAGCTATGCTTTATacaatgataaaaataaacaaaataccGACTCTATATTTAACAATGGATTTGCTGATATTCCagcaaataaaatgatCCATGAAGATGAATTTTGGGGCACTGAGTAG
- a CDS encoding inner membrane complex protein 1m, putative: MYDSICNNERGHRIGVLPIYMPGKMYGSQCTTMEDLRKFEVAGSPGIKNIVQETTINVPKIQYKEKVVEIPRVEYRAYPVVKDIETPIYKDRYIYKNVEVPQKQVRIKPVYNVVNVPQYKYVEKAVKKKYKRFRYVPKEVQVPFRPKREIYTEIPMPRYIRQYDQTFIEPQNMLDNGYTEEMPLFEGYNDNFLNMMNPFYNASNNRTRNSKGFLSCLCNNNNNIDTVTYENLDPLLFSEPTPYMYNNNYYGRSNTFCCSGENDILYDSPPYEIYGYNYPIIKTRDENYFYKRIIEAASSVLAATGVAIILAGKLGIYGISLLLRNNTNQDSKKEIKDCPHKKNKHNNEKKEHKEINGINGGHLNKVDEKI; this comes from the exons atgtatgATAGCATTTGCAATAATGAGAGAGGCCACAGAATAGGTGTTTTACCCATATATATGCCTGGGAAAATGTACGGCTCCCAGTGCACCACCATGGAAGATCTTCGAAAGTTCGAG gTTGCGGGAAGCCCCggtataaaaaacattgtACAAGAAACTACAATAAACGTCCCAAAAATTCAGTACAAGGAAAAAGTTGTTGAAATTCCCAGAGTTGAATATCGTGCATATCCTGTAGTAAAAGATATAGAGACaccaatatataaagatcgatatatatataaaaatgttgagGTTCCACAAAAACAGGTTAGAATAAAACCTGTTTACAATGTTGTAAATGTTCcacaatataaatatgtagaaaaagctgtaaaaaaaaaatataaaagatttAGATATGTACCTAAAGAAGTACAAGTACCATTTAGACCTAAAagagaaatatatactGAGATTCCTATGCCTAGATATATACGCCAATATGATCAAACTTTTATAGAACCACAAAATATGCTTGATAATGGATATACAGAAGAAATGCCACTTTTTGAAGgttataatgataattttttaaatatgatgaACCCATTTTATAATGCATCAAATAATAGAACAAGAAATAGTAAAGGCTTTTTAAGTTGTCTTtgtaacaataataataatattgatacGGTGacatatgaaaatttagatCCTCTATTATTTTCAGAGCCTACaccatatatgtataacaataattattatggtCGTAGTAATACTTTTTGTTGTTCTGgtgaaaatgatattttatatgattcCCCAccatatgaaatatatggatataatTACCCAATAATTAAAACACGTGATgaaaactatttttataaaagaataatTGAGGCAGCATCAAGTGTATTAGCAGCAACAGGAGTTGCTATTATATTAGCAGGTAAATTGGGTATATATGGAATATCTTTACTATTACGTAATAATACTAATCAAGATtctaaaaaagaaataaaagattgcccacacaaaaaaaataaacataataatgaaaaaaaggaaCATAAAGAAATTAATGGGATAAATGGGGGTCACCTTAACAAGGTAgacgaaaaaatataa